One genomic window of Corynebacterium pseudotuberculosis includes the following:
- the yajC gene encoding preprotein translocase subunit YajC, translated as MSTNFLLLIALLLVLVLPSFLLQKKQKRRMQELKELQDSVMIGDVVVTTAGLHATIRGIDAETVELETSPGVVSTYEKFAVVKNLTAETNKAAAEAKPENHEDDTQLGSNS; from the coding sequence ATGTCTACTAATTTCCTCCTGCTTATTGCCCTCCTACTAGTTCTAGTACTTCCGTCGTTTTTGCTACAGAAGAAGCAGAAGCGACGGATGCAAGAGCTCAAGGAGCTACAAGATAGTGTGATGATCGGAGATGTTGTTGTCACCACAGCCGGATTGCATGCGACGATCCGGGGTATCGATGCGGAAACCGTTGAGCTTGAGACAAGTCCTGGTGTGGTTAGTACGTATGAAAAGTTTGCCGTGGTTAAAAATTTGACCGCAGAAACCAATAAAGCGGCTGCGGAGGCTAAGCCGGAAAACCATGAAGATGACACTCAGCTGGGCTCAAATAGCTAA